A single region of the Erythrobacter sp. genome encodes:
- the ispG gene encoding flavodoxin-dependent (E)-4-hydroxy-3-methylbut-2-enyl-diphosphate synthase, with translation MSVRPWRDIERRECRQIMVGNVPVGGDAPITVQTMTNTPTEDVKATIDQIRRCEDVGCDIIRVSCPTEESTRAFRQITRAAHIPVVADIHFHYKRALEAADAGAACLRINPGNIGSADRVAEVVRAAKANGCAIRIGVNAGSLEKDLLEKYGEPCPEALIESALDHIKLLQDHDFHEFKVAVKASDVFLAVAAYHGLAETVDCPLHLGITEAGGLIGGTVKSSIGIGSLLWAGIGDTIRVSLSAEPEEEVKVGYEMLKALGLRTRGVRVVSCPSCSRQGFDVIRTVETLEKRLEHIKTPMSLSVLGCVVNGPGEARETDIGLTGGGNGKHMVYLSGVKAHAIDDEDMLDHIVRLVEEKAAAIEAGEAVAFDPHAAEQTPEAAE, from the coding sequence ATGTCTGTGAGACCCTGGCGCGATATCGAGCGGCGTGAATGCCGGCAGATCATGGTGGGCAACGTGCCCGTGGGCGGCGATGCGCCGATCACGGTGCAGACCATGACCAACACCCCGACCGAGGACGTGAAGGCGACGATCGACCAGATCCGCCGCTGCGAGGATGTCGGCTGCGACATCATCCGCGTCTCCTGCCCGACCGAGGAATCGACCCGCGCCTTCCGCCAGATCACCCGCGCGGCGCATATCCCGGTCGTTGCCGACATCCATTTCCACTACAAGCGCGCATTGGAAGCCGCCGATGCGGGCGCGGCCTGTCTGCGTATCAATCCCGGAAATATCGGCTCGGCCGACCGCGTCGCCGAAGTGGTCCGCGCGGCCAAGGCGAACGGCTGCGCGATCCGCATCGGGGTGAACGCGGGATCGCTCGAGAAGGACCTGCTCGAAAAATACGGTGAGCCCTGCCCCGAGGCGCTGATCGAAAGCGCATTGGACCACATCAAGCTGCTGCAGGACCACGACTTCCACGAATTCAAGGTCGCGGTGAAGGCCTCCGACGTCTTCCTCGCGGTCGCGGCCTATCACGGGCTGGCCGAGACGGTCGATTGCCCGCTGCATCTCGGCATCACCGAGGCGGGCGGGCTGATCGGCGGGACGGTGAAATCCTCGATCGGCATCGGCTCGCTGCTGTGGGCGGGCATCGGCGATACGATCCGCGTCTCGCTTTCTGCCGAGCCCGAGGAAGAGGTCAAGGTCGGCTACGAGATGCTCAAGGCCCTCGGCCTGCGCACCCGCGGCGTGCGCGTCGTCTCCTGCCCGTCCTGCTCGCGCCAGGGCTTCGACGTGATCCGCACGGTCGAGACGCTCGAAAAGCGGCTCGAACATATCAAGACGCCGATGAGCCTTTCGGTGCTCGGCTGCGTCGTCAACGGACCCGGCGAAGCGCGCGAAACCGATATCGGCCTAACCGGCGGCGGCAATGGCAAGCACATGGTCTACCTCTCCGGCGTCAAGGCGCACGCGATCGACGACGAGGATATGCTCGACCATATCGTGCGCCTCGTGGAGGAAAAGGCCGCCGCGATCGAAGCGGGCGAGGCCGTCGCCTTCGACCCGCACGCGGCCGAGCAAACGCCGGAAGCCGCCGAGTAG
- the bla gene encoding class A beta-lactamase, with amino-acid sequence MTINRRGFIAGSAALGLAACVPPDQSPLGRMQATLRIIEAKAGGTLGVEIFDTATGVSLGLNRDRRFGHCSSFKLSLAAMVLALDAAGEIDASRRVTWGRGDLMHVSPFTKKRLAEGATLLELAEYTQKYSDNTAANVLLRELGGPAALTAFWRSIGDDVSRLDRTEPELNNQPVTEYRDTTTPAAMARTVAKLLYGEVLPEPSEALLRQWMIDTPTGRRRVRAGLPEKWVAGDKTGTSIWPGMGSLYVDIGFARPREHPPITFAAYYRARETHDGMDPASEAALASVGEVIEDFAERGESILPF; translated from the coding sequence GTGACCATAAACCGACGCGGATTCATCGCCGGAAGCGCGGCGCTGGGCCTTGCCGCCTGCGTCCCGCCAGACCAGAGCCCGCTCGGGCGGATGCAGGCGACCTTGCGCATCATCGAGGCCAAGGCGGGCGGGACGCTGGGCGTCGAGATTTTCGACACGGCAACGGGCGTGTCGCTCGGCCTCAACCGTGACCGCCGCTTCGGGCACTGCTCTTCGTTCAAGCTGTCGCTCGCCGCCATGGTGCTGGCGCTGGACGCTGCGGGAGAGATCGACGCCTCGCGCCGCGTGACTTGGGGAAGGGGTGACCTGATGCACGTCTCGCCCTTTACCAAAAAGCGGCTGGCCGAGGGCGCGACCCTCCTTGAACTCGCGGAATACACGCAGAAATATTCGGACAACACCGCCGCGAACGTGCTGCTGCGCGAACTCGGCGGCCCGGCGGCGCTCACCGCCTTCTGGCGCAGCATCGGGGACGATGTCAGCCGCCTCGACCGGACCGAGCCGGAGCTGAACAACCAGCCCGTCACCGAATATCGCGACACGACGACTCCCGCCGCGATGGCGCGCACGGTGGCGAAGCTGCTTTACGGCGAGGTGCTGCCGGAGCCTTCCGAGGCGCTGCTGAGGCAATGGATGATCGACACGCCCACGGGCCGCCGCCGGGTGCGCGCGGGCCTGCCGGAGAAGTGGGTTGCGGGCGACAAGACCGGCACGTCGATCTGGCCGGGCATGGGCTCGCTCTACGTCGACATCGGCTTCGCCCGCCCGCGCGAACACCCGCCGATCACCTTCGCGGCCTATTACCGGGCGCGCGAGACGCATGACGGGATGGACCCCGCCAGCGAAGCCGCGCTGGCGAGCGTGGGCGAGGTGATCGAGGATTTCGCCGAGCGCGGCGAGAGTATCCTGCCCTTCTGA
- a CDS encoding SDR family NAD(P)-dependent oxidoreductase, with the protein MAYGKQTTTDEVLEGKDLSGLTAFVTGGNSGLGQETGRALAAKGAHLVLAGRDQVKLDEAAKAIRSETGSETVETIICDLGDLASLAACTEEARGRLEKIDFLINNAGVMATPFEHTKDGFERQFGTNHLGHFALTAGLMPLVMAGEAKRIVNLSSRAHHMGGVDLDDPHFERRDYNPWASYGQSKTANVLFTVELEKRYAGQGIHSYAVHPGGIDTNLGRHLTPEMAKALMERVQASDANFQWKTIPQGAATSVWAATSEEVAGRGGVYCEDCGVAPVDDEAEDRGVRSYALDGESAARLWEMSERMTGVSYPV; encoded by the coding sequence ATGGCTTACGGCAAGCAGACGACCACCGACGAGGTTCTGGAGGGCAAGGACCTTTCCGGCCTCACCGCCTTCGTGACGGGCGGCAATTCGGGGCTCGGGCAGGAGACGGGCCGCGCGCTCGCGGCAAAAGGCGCGCACCTGGTGCTGGCCGGGCGGGACCAGGTGAAGCTGGACGAAGCCGCCAAGGCGATCCGTTCCGAGACGGGCAGCGAAACCGTCGAGACGATCATCTGCGACCTCGGCGACCTAGCGAGCCTCGCCGCCTGCACCGAGGAAGCGCGCGGGCGGCTGGAAAAGATCGACTTCCTCATCAACAATGCCGGGGTCATGGCGACCCCCTTCGAGCACACCAAGGACGGGTTCGAGCGCCAGTTCGGGACCAACCATCTCGGCCATTTCGCGCTTACCGCGGGGCTGATGCCGCTCGTCATGGCGGGCGAGGCGAAGCGGATCGTCAACCTCTCCAGCCGCGCGCACCACATGGGCGGCGTCGACCTCGACGACCCGCATTTCGAGCGGCGCGACTACAATCCCTGGGCAAGCTACGGCCAGTCCAAGACCGCGAACGTGCTCTTCACCGTGGAGCTGGAGAAACGCTACGCCGGGCAGGGCATCCACTCCTACGCCGTCCACCCGGGCGGGATCGACACCAATCTCGGCCGCCACCTCACGCCGGAAATGGCCAAGGCGCTGATGGAGCGGGTGCAGGCGAGCGATGCGAACTTCCAGTGGAAGACCATTCCGCAGGGCGCTGCGACGAGCGTGTGGGCGGCGACCAGCGAAGAGGTGGCGGGCCGCGGCGGGGTCTATTGCGAGGACTGCGGCGTGGCCCCGGTCGACGACGAGGCCGAGGATCGCGGCGTGCGCTCCTATGCGCTCGACGGTGAAAGCGCCGCGCGGCTGTGGGAGATGAGCGAGCGGATGACGGGCGTGAGCTACCCGGTCTAG
- a CDS encoding thioredoxin family protein, giving the protein MIRLPVALFAALALAACASVPAAPTYPEARSYAVSDNAMGDVHAALASAAMSGKRVLLVMGANWCHDSRALAGWLESPRIAELVEREYELVFVNIGMPQTGDGHNLAIARSFGLEELPGTPNLLVLTADGTLVNPDTATTWRNAASRSEAEIFAELERLAGAPV; this is encoded by the coding sequence GTGATCCGCCTCCCTGTTGCGCTTTTCGCGGCCCTCGCGCTTGCCGCCTGTGCAAGCGTTCCGGCAGCGCCGACCTATCCCGAAGCGCGCTCCTATGCCGTCTCCGACAACGCGATGGGCGATGTCCACGCCGCGCTCGCCAGCGCAGCCATGTCGGGCAAGCGCGTGCTGCTGGTCATGGGCGCGAACTGGTGCCACGACAGCCGCGCGCTCGCCGGGTGGCTCGAAAGCCCGCGCATCGCGGAGTTGGTAGAGCGTGAATATGAACTGGTCTTCGTCAATATCGGAATGCCGCAGACCGGCGACGGGCATAACCTTGCCATCGCACGAAGCTTCGGCCTCGAAGAATTGCCTGGGACGCCCAACCTGCTGGTCCTGACGGCGGACGGAACGCTTGTGAACCCGGACACCGCGACCACCTGGCGCAACGCCGCGAGCCGCAGCGAGGCAGAGATCTTCGCCGAACTGGAACGGCTGGCCGGCGCGCCCGTTTGA
- a CDS encoding RDD family protein, with the protein MVTPEGLALPVTVASRGSRVGALVIDFIIVIMGIFLVQLLFSLLFWAVLDEDFDPASGAISAAGEFVIILAILLIFVARYGYFLAFELSPRGATPGKRAVGIRVAARGGGRLTPEAVIARNLIRDIELFMPFIFLLLAPSGEQGNAGIAGLIWFGIFMAFPFFNKDALRAGDVIAGTWVVEAPRTKLAEALSTQGAAAAEGTSDLTGVRYDFGEEELSVYGERELQTLERILRENQPEALSAVHAAICRKIGWDPGAGDERAFLEAFYAQLRAKLEADMRFGKRKADKFS; encoded by the coding sequence ATGGTCACGCCCGAGGGGCTGGCCCTGCCCGTCACAGTCGCTTCGCGCGGGAGCCGGGTGGGCGCGCTGGTGATCGACTTCATCATCGTCATCATGGGGATCTTCCTTGTCCAGCTGCTGTTCTCGCTGCTGTTCTGGGCCGTGCTGGACGAGGATTTCGACCCGGCGAGTGGAGCGATTTCGGCAGCGGGCGAATTCGTCATCATCCTTGCGATCCTGCTGATCTTCGTCGCGCGCTACGGCTATTTCCTCGCCTTCGAACTGTCCCCTCGTGGGGCGACGCCGGGCAAGCGCGCGGTCGGCATCCGCGTGGCGGCAAGAGGCGGCGGCAGGCTCACGCCCGAAGCGGTCATCGCGCGCAATCTCATCCGCGACATCGAATTGTTCATGCCCTTCATCTTCCTGCTGCTCGCGCCGTCGGGCGAACAGGGCAATGCGGGGATCGCTGGGCTAATATGGTTCGGGATCTTCATGGCCTTCCCCTTCTTCAACAAGGACGCCCTGCGCGCGGGCGACGTGATCGCGGGGACATGGGTGGTCGAAGCCCCGCGCACCAAGCTCGCCGAGGCGCTGTCGACGCAGGGCGCGGCAGCGGCGGAGGGCACGAGCGATCTCACCGGCGTGCGCTACGATTTCGGCGAGGAGGAGCTGTCGGTTTACGGCGAGCGGGAATTGCAGACGCTGGAGCGCATCCTGCGCGAAAACCAGCCCGAGGCGCTCTCGGCGGTTCACGCCGCGATCTGCCGCAAGATCGGCTGGGACCCCGGCGCGGGCGACGAGCGCGCCTTCCTCGAGGCGTTCTACGCCCAGCTCCGCGCCAAGCTCGAAGCCGATATGCGCTTCGGCAAGCGCAAGGCGGACAAGTTCTCGTGA
- a CDS encoding stage II sporulation protein M — protein MKAPALGSWFARKEIEPPADIASATLRSDRFRLEREGDWRRLEAIVARMEKGGLKRVDDEDLLALPTLYRTAASSLSVARETSLDAATLRYLESLVQRAWFQVYGPRKGFFAWLREFLFGGWSRAVREIWLDVCIALFVMVTGTIVGWLLVAEDSEWFYRLVPTGLADSRRPGASREALADTLGVEDGSGGLSTFAAMLFSNNAGVCILAFALGFAFGIPSLMLLVHNTAMLGAFLWLFADAGLGIEMAAWLSVHGTTELFGILLAGAAGLHIGRSMAFPGSRTILAAAAASGRRAAVVMVGVVVMMIVAAFLEAFPRQLVGSTEGRFAIGGIFLAFWLSYFYLYRPRTLAESEA, from the coding sequence ATGAAGGCGCCAGCTCTTGGATCATGGTTCGCCCGCAAGGAGATCGAGCCGCCCGCCGACATCGCCAGCGCGACGCTGCGTTCGGACCGCTTCCGGCTCGAACGCGAAGGCGACTGGCGCAGGCTCGAAGCGATCGTCGCACGGATGGAGAAAGGCGGGCTCAAGCGGGTCGACGACGAGGACCTGCTCGCCCTGCCGACGCTCTACCGCACCGCCGCTTCCTCGCTTTCGGTCGCGCGCGAGACGAGCCTCGATGCGGCGACGCTGCGCTATCTCGAAAGCCTCGTCCAGCGCGCGTGGTTCCAGGTCTACGGCCCGCGCAAGGGCTTCTTCGCGTGGCTGCGCGAATTCCTGTTCGGCGGCTGGAGCCGGGCCGTGCGCGAGATCTGGCTCGACGTGTGCATCGCGCTGTTCGTGATGGTCACCGGCACGATCGTCGGCTGGCTGCTGGTGGCCGAGGATTCCGAATGGTTCTACCGCCTCGTACCCACCGGCCTCGCCGACAGCCGCCGCCCGGGCGCGAGCCGCGAGGCGCTCGCCGATACGCTCGGGGTGGAGGACGGGAGCGGGGGGCTGTCCACGTTCGCCGCCATGCTTTTCAGCAACAACGCGGGCGTGTGCATCCTCGCCTTCGCGCTGGGTTTCGCTTTCGGTATTCCCTCGCTGATGCTGCTGGTCCACAACACCGCGATGCTGGGCGCTTTCCTGTGGCTGTTCGCGGATGCGGGGCTGGGGATCGAGATGGCCGCGTGGCTTTCGGTCCACGGCACGACCGAGCTGTTCGGCATCCTGCTCGCCGGCGCGGCCGGGCTGCATATCGGGCGCTCGATGGCCTTTCCGGGGAGCCGCACGATCCTTGCCGCCGCGGCGGCCAGCGGGCGGCGCGCGGCGGTGGTGATGGTGGGCGTCGTCGTCATGATGATCGTCGCGGCCTTCCTCGAAGCCTTCCCGCGCCAGCTGGTCGGCAGCACCGAGGGGCGTTTCGCTATCGGGGGCATCTTCCTCGCCTTCTGGCTGTCCTATTTCTACCTCTACCGCCCCCGCACGCTGGCGGAGAGCGAGGCATGA
- a CDS encoding murein L,D-transpeptidase catalytic domain-containing protein, whose amino-acid sequence MKRRTLIKGALVGGALLASPAARLAAQPIKGSARDRALFAIARRELERAGDAIWKRDIVGIADYGVHSAERRFHFVNLDRQEVHSYHVSHGQGSDPEHDGVLNRYSNVEGSNATSRGAYVTWEWYKGKYGTSVRLGGLDETNDNALRRYIVMHRADYAEPSHIDRWGRLGRSNGCFAMGEEQFRIALMNLSGGRLLFADSLGLQEDGSLRSANLEPLRPTQPSDLQRYVTGAF is encoded by the coding sequence ATGAAGCGTCGCACTCTCATCAAGGGCGCGCTGGTCGGCGGGGCGCTGCTCGCCTCGCCCGCCGCCCGCCTCGCCGCCCAACCGATCAAGGGCTCCGCGCGCGACCGCGCGCTCTTCGCCATCGCCCGGCGCGAACTCGAACGCGCGGGCGATGCGATCTGGAAACGCGACATCGTCGGCATCGCCGATTACGGCGTCCATTCGGCCGAGCGCCGGTTCCATTTCGTCAATCTCGACCGCCAAGAAGTCCATTCCTACCACGTCAGCCACGGTCAGGGGTCCGATCCCGAACATGACGGCGTGCTCAACCGCTATTCCAATGTCGAAGGTTCGAACGCGACCAGTCGCGGAGCCTATGTCACGTGGGAATGGTACAAGGGCAAGTACGGCACTTCCGTTCGCCTCGGCGGGCTGGACGAGACGAACGACAACGCGCTCCGCCGCTACATCGTGATGCACCGCGCCGACTATGCCGAACCTTCGCATATCGACCGCTGGGGCAGGCTCGGGCGCTCGAACGGCTGCTTCGCCATGGGCGAGGAACAGTTCCGCATCGCGCTGATGAACCTGTCGGGCGGGCGCCTGCTGTTCGCCGACAGCCTCGGCCTGCAGGAGGACGGGAGCCTCCGCTCCGCCAACCTCGAACCGCTGCGCCCGACGCAGCCGAGCGACCTCCAGCGCTACGTCACCGGCGCTTTCTGA
- a CDS encoding GNAT family N-acetyltransferase, whose product MIRYAIAQDDLTSADVLALLRLHLDEMYAWSPACKVHALPVEKLRAPDVTFYAVRDGERLAAVGALKELGEGRGELKSMRAAPDYRGKGAGRALLEHLIAEARARGLTWLGLETGRTAPFEPALRLYESHGFAESSGFGDYVPDEFSLCMERRL is encoded by the coding sequence GTGATCCGCTACGCCATCGCACAAGACGACCTGACGAGCGCGGACGTGCTCGCCCTGCTGCGGCTGCACCTCGATGAAATGTACGCCTGGTCGCCCGCCTGCAAGGTCCACGCGCTGCCGGTCGAAAAGCTGCGCGCACCGGATGTCACCTTCTACGCGGTGCGGGACGGCGAGCGGCTCGCCGCGGTCGGGGCGCTCAAGGAGCTGGGCGAAGGGCGCGGGGAATTGAAATCCATGCGCGCCGCGCCGGACTATCGCGGCAAGGGAGCGGGGCGCGCGCTGCTCGAACACCTCATCGCCGAGGCACGGGCGCGCGGGCTCACCTGGCTCGGGCTCGAAACCGGGCGGACCGCTCCGTTCGAGCCTGCCTTGAGGCTTTACGAAAGCCACGGTTTCGCCGAAAGCAGCGGCTTCGGGGACTATGTGCCCGACGAGTTCAGCCTGTGCATGGAGCGCCGCCTGTGA
- a CDS encoding alpha/beta hydrolase gives MLQGSTTELRSERASLLMRAVVWLMKRRKPVFPHSPEGFREKLAQREPPQDAPMPAKFEKRFIVERRTVEGQEVVTLHPKSGPGEWHMLYFHGGGFVLPMFDVHWPLAAKLVETCGLSITLPLYNVVPESPASVQDALADACFAQLAEVHDPAKVVLCGDSAGGHMALTLALRLARAGGKQPGRLALFAPWLDLTMRDEAMRAVEPHDAMLKIGTLRATGAIYAGERDPASPECSPLHTSKEDLAQLPPTRIWTGRHDLFIVDSRTFASKLRDAGVDAKLYEYEAAPHVFMAITPTREAKDVFALMKDFLRG, from the coding sequence ATGCTTCAGGGATCGACGACCGAATTGCGCAGCGAGCGCGCCAGCCTGCTGATGCGGGCGGTGGTGTGGCTGATGAAACGGCGAAAGCCCGTCTTCCCGCACAGCCCCGAAGGCTTCCGCGAAAAGCTCGCCCAGCGCGAGCCACCGCAGGACGCGCCGATGCCGGCGAAGTTCGAAAAGCGTTTCATCGTCGAGCGGCGCACCGTCGAGGGGCAGGAGGTCGTCACGCTCCACCCGAAATCCGGCCCCGGCGAATGGCATATGCTCTATTTCCACGGCGGCGGCTTCGTCCTGCCGATGTTCGACGTGCACTGGCCGCTCGCCGCGAAGCTGGTCGAGACCTGCGGCCTGTCGATCACACTGCCGCTCTATAATGTCGTCCCCGAAAGCCCGGCGAGCGTGCAGGACGCGCTCGCCGATGCCTGTTTCGCGCAGCTTGCCGAGGTCCACGACCCGGCGAAGGTCGTGCTCTGCGGCGACAGCGCGGGCGGGCACATGGCGCTCACCCTCGCGCTGCGGCTGGCGCGTGCTGGGGGCAAGCAGCCCGGCAGGCTCGCGCTGTTCGCGCCGTGGCTCGACCTCACCATGCGCGACGAGGCGATGCGCGCGGTCGAGCCGCATGACGCGATGCTCAAGATCGGTACGCTGCGCGCGACGGGCGCAATCTATGCAGGCGAGCGCGACCCGGCGAGCCCGGAATGCAGCCCGCTCCACACGTCGAAGGAAGACCTCGCCCAGCTTCCGCCGACCCGCATCTGGACTGGGCGGCACGACCTGTTCATCGTCGATTCGCGCACTTTCGCGAGCAAGCTGCGCGATGCAGGGGTGGATGCGAAGCTCTACGAATACGAGGCGGCGCCGCACGTCTTCATGGCGATCACGCCGACGCGTGAGGCGAAGGACGTCTTCGCGCTGATGAAGGACTTCCTGCGCGGCTAG
- a CDS encoding isoaspartyl peptidase/L-asparaginase family protein: MKKAMLAALAALFALTAPSAAEEAAMPADQPKWSIAIHGGAGTLDPDRMTPERRAAYEAALQEALDAGAKVLASGGSAMEAVKAAIIPMENSPLFNAGKGAVFTWEGRNELDASIMDGRDRSAGAVTGVTTIKNPILLADAVRTESEHVFLMGEGAEQFAATQGIETAPPEYFATEARREALERMKAEALSALDVDTKFGTVGAVALDMEGNLAAGTSTGGMTGKRWGRIGDAPVIGAGTYADNRSCAVSATGWGEYFIRVGVAQEICTRLRISSVEGKPDRGWSVHYPGVENWTTDDYAEFDAQMTADAVMAEVKQLGGDGGVILVTPEGHALFSFNTTGMYRGRADSSGMREVAIFGGDVEAGASNTPDH, from the coding sequence ATGAAAAAGGCCATGCTTGCAGCGCTCGCCGCGCTTTTCGCCCTGACCGCCCCTTCCGCTGCCGAGGAGGCCGCAATGCCCGCCGACCAGCCGAAATGGTCGATCGCGATCCACGGCGGGGCGGGGACGCTCGATCCGGACCGGATGACGCCCGAACGCCGCGCCGCCTATGAAGCCGCGCTGCAGGAAGCGCTCGATGCCGGGGCGAAGGTGCTTGCCAGTGGCGGCAGCGCGATGGAGGCGGTGAAGGCCGCGATCATTCCGATGGAGAATTCGCCGCTGTTCAATGCGGGCAAGGGCGCGGTGTTCACGTGGGAGGGCCGCAACGAACTCGACGCCTCGATCATGGACGGGCGCGATCGCAGCGCCGGCGCGGTGACGGGGGTTACGACCATAAAGAACCCGATCCTGCTCGCCGACGCGGTCCGCACCGAAAGCGAACACGTCTTCCTGATGGGCGAGGGGGCGGAACAATTTGCGGCGACGCAGGGGATCGAGACCGCGCCGCCCGAATATTTCGCGACCGAGGCGCGGCGCGAGGCGCTCGAGCGGATGAAGGCCGAGGCTCTGTCCGCGCTTGACGTGGATACCAAGTTCGGGACCGTGGGCGCAGTGGCGCTCGACATGGAGGGCAACCTCGCCGCGGGCACCTCGACCGGGGGCATGACGGGAAAGCGCTGGGGCCGGATCGGCGATGCGCCGGTGATCGGCGCGGGGACCTATGCGGACAATCGGAGCTGCGCGGTGTCGGCGACGGGGTGGGGCGAGTATTTCATCCGGGTCGGGGTGGCGCAGGAGATCTGCACGCGACTGCGTATCTCGTCCGTAGAAGGAAAGCCGGACCGAGGCTGGAGCGTTCATTATCCCGGTGTCGAAAACTGGACAACTGACGACTACGCCGAGTTCGACGCGCAGATGACTGCCGATGCCGTCATGGCCGAGGTCAAGCAACTCGGCGGCGATGGCGGGGTGATCCTCGTGACGCCTGAGGGCCACGCGCTGTTCAGCTTCAACACCACCGGCATGTATCGCGGCCGCGCCGACAGCAGCGGGATGCGCGAGGTCGCGATCTTCGGCGGCGACGTGGAGGCGGGCGCGTCGAACACGCCGGATCACTGA
- a CDS encoding histone deacetylase produces MLHVVHHADYMAPRPERGTFKFDKYYLVMEELRASGAPITEHAPDPAPREWLEAVHDPHYVEEVFTVSVPREKERRIGFPVTERIRDRVRHTNGGTWLAAHLAMTHGYAANSAAGSHHALANTGAGYCVFNDLAVASNRLIAEGSARRILIVDLDVHQGDGTASLTALRDDIFTLSLHAEKNFPVRKARSNCDVPLPDGLDDDGYMEALEAHLPRIMDEFAPDLVLYQAGVDPHVDDKLGRLALTDTGLERRDRFVVSQARARGLPVASALGGGYGEDQREVARRHARSMLAMADENARRARAPSMKRSH; encoded by the coding sequence ATGCTGCACGTCGTCCATCACGCCGATTACATGGCTCCGCGTCCCGAACGCGGGACGTTCAAGTTCGACAAGTATTACCTCGTGATGGAGGAACTGCGCGCGAGCGGCGCCCCCATCACCGAGCACGCCCCTGATCCCGCCCCCCGCGAATGGCTCGAGGCGGTGCACGACCCGCACTATGTCGAGGAAGTCTTCACCGTCTCCGTGCCCCGAGAGAAGGAACGGCGCATCGGCTTTCCCGTGACCGAGCGGATCCGCGACCGGGTCCGGCACACCAATGGCGGGACATGGCTCGCAGCGCACCTCGCCATGACCCACGGCTACGCCGCCAACAGCGCGGCGGGGAGCCACCATGCGCTGGCGAATACGGGCGCGGGCTATTGCGTGTTCAATGACCTCGCGGTCGCCTCCAATCGCCTGATCGCGGAAGGCAGCGCGCGCCGCATCCTGATCGTCGATCTCGACGTCCACCAGGGCGACGGCACCGCGAGCCTCACCGCGCTGCGCGACGACATCTTCACCCTTTCGCTTCATGCCGAGAAGAACTTCCCGGTGCGCAAGGCCCGCTCGAACTGCGACGTGCCGCTGCCCGACGGGCTGGACGACGATGGTTACATGGAGGCGCTCGAAGCGCACCTGCCGCGCATCATGGACGAATTCGCGCCCGACCTCGTGCTCTACCAGGCGGGCGTCGATCCCCATGTCGACGACAAGCTCGGGCGGCTCGCGCTGACCGATACGGGGCTCGAACGGCGCGACCGTTTCGTGGTGTCGCAAGCTAGGGCACGCGGCCTTCCGGTCGCCTCGGCGCTCGGCGGCGGCTATGGCGAGGACCAGCGCGAAGTCGCCCGCCGCCACGCCCGCTCGATGCTCGCCATGGCCGACGAGAACGCGCGCCGCGCCCGCGCCCCGTCGATGAAACGGAGCCACTGA